A genomic segment from Myxococcota bacterium encodes:
- a CDS encoding LiaF domain-containing protein → MQERSRHHELDDPLRPETISALFSATMRRGEWLPAEEVRARALFGNVTLDLRHALLAPGVTTIECLAFCGSVEIIVPPKLEVELAASAILGAVEQRDAGGKMGRFIAKQIRRALDPDGEQRRRPAPEPVDPEDAPLVRIEGRAICGAIIVRVR, encoded by the coding sequence ATGCAGGAACGGTCCCGGCACCACGAGCTCGACGATCCGCTGCGGCCCGAGACGATCTCCGCGCTGTTCTCCGCGACCATGCGCCGCGGCGAGTGGCTGCCGGCCGAGGAGGTGCGCGCCCGCGCCCTCTTCGGCAACGTGACGCTCGACCTGCGCCACGCCCTGCTCGCGCCCGGAGTGACGACCATCGAGTGTCTGGCGTTCTGCGGCTCGGTCGAGATCATCGTGCCGCCCAAGCTCGAGGTCGAGCTCGCGGCCTCGGCCATCCTGGGCGCCGTCGAGCAGCGCGACGCCGGCGGCAAGATGGGCCGCTTCATCGCCAAGCAGATCCGCCGCGCGCTCGACCCCGACGGAGAGCAGCGCCGGCGGCCGGCCCCCGAGCCCGTGGACCCCGAGGACGCGCCGCTGGTGCGGATCGAAGGCCGCGCCATCTGCGGCGCGATCATCGTCAGAGTGCGCTAG
- the efp gene encoding elongation factor P, with amino-acid sequence MALIDTTQMRQGTFVVIGQDPHVIVSYQHVKPGKGGAFVRMRLKSLTSGAVLDKTIKSGETLPAAEIAKRQMQFLYEAGENIVLMDQESYEQLEIPRANIENADLMAENCTVEVLLHEGRPIAVELPNFVIVEVAETDPATSGGKLKAAKLATGAVIQVPSFIARGEKLRIDTRERVYVERA; translated from the coding sequence TTGGCGTTGATCGACACCACGCAGATGCGGCAGGGCACGTTCGTCGTGATCGGGCAGGACCCGCACGTGATCGTCTCGTACCAGCACGTGAAGCCGGGCAAGGGCGGCGCGTTCGTGCGCATGCGGCTCAAGAGCCTGACCAGCGGAGCCGTGCTCGACAAGACGATCAAGAGCGGCGAGACCCTGCCCGCGGCCGAGATCGCCAAGCGCCAGATGCAGTTCCTGTACGAGGCGGGCGAGAACATCGTGCTCATGGACCAGGAGAGCTACGAGCAGCTCGAGATCCCGCGCGCGAACATCGAGAACGCCGACCTGATGGCCGAGAACTGCACGGTCGAGGTGCTCCTGCACGAGGGCCGGCCGATCGCGGTCGAGCTGCCCAACTTCGTGATCGTGGAGGTGGCCGAGACCGACCCGGCGACCAGCGGCGGCAAGCTCAAGGCCGCGAAGCTCGCGACCGGCGCGGTGATCCAGGTGCCGAGCTTCATCGCGCGCGGCGAGAAGCTGCGCATCGACACGCGCGAGCGCGTGTACGTGGAGCGCGCCTAG
- a CDS encoding class I SAM-dependent methyltransferase, whose translation MIPDVSDLDEAYGRTTARFYDAAYQHSPQIGRDIDFYRALARECAGPVLELGCGTGRVLLRMAEDGFPCTGLDASRHMLDALRAKSRFPNLRLVHAPMQRFDLAHDRFTLIYSAFRAFQHLYTVEDQLQCLACVRRHLAPGGALAFDVFAPRLARMAAPDPAEQLEMRFELDGESIERWARAVPDPVTQLLQVHFRYERSRAGERVGSEEAHFHMRWFWRYELEHLLARAGFGQVTIYGDFDRREVGPETPAFVIVARV comes from the coding sequence GTGATTCCCGACGTGTCCGATCTCGACGAGGCGTACGGCCGCACCACCGCGCGCTTCTACGACGCCGCTTACCAGCACAGCCCGCAGATCGGCCGGGACATCGACTTCTACCGCGCGCTCGCCCGCGAGTGCGCGGGGCCGGTGCTCGAGCTCGGCTGCGGCACCGGGCGCGTGCTGCTGCGCATGGCCGAGGACGGCTTCCCTTGCACGGGGCTCGACGCCTCGCGCCACATGCTCGACGCGCTGCGTGCCAAGTCGCGCTTCCCGAACCTGCGGCTGGTGCACGCGCCCATGCAGCGCTTCGACCTGGCTCACGACCGCTTCACGCTGATCTACTCGGCGTTCCGCGCCTTCCAGCACCTGTACACGGTCGAGGACCAGCTGCAGTGTCTCGCCTGCGTGCGCCGGCACCTCGCGCCAGGCGGCGCGCTCGCTTTCGACGTGTTCGCGCCGCGCCTGGCGCGGATGGCGGCGCCGGACCCCGCGGAGCAGCTCGAAATGCGCTTCGAGCTCGACGGCGAGTCGATCGAGCGCTGGGCGCGCGCCGTCCCGGACCCGGTCACGCAGCTCCTCCAGGTGCACTTCCGCTACGAGCGCAGCCGCGCCGGCGAGCGCGTGGGCAGCGAAGAGGCGCACTTCCACATGCGCTGGTTCTGGCGCTACGAGCTCGAGCACCTGCTGGCGCGCGCGGGCTTCGGCCAAGTGACCATCTACGGTGACTTCGACCGGCGCGAGGTCGGGCCGGAGACACCGGCCTTCGTGATCGTCGCCCGGGTCTGA
- a CDS encoding MFS transporter codes for METRVASEPAAVRAWTWYVVAVGAWFLSIGLNQVIVPALVTQELRGGAGSLATAQTAGQVPTLLLILLGGVVADRADRRRVLLGLYLASAALTAALAARVAAGALSLALVVAYVAALGVLSAFLMPARDSLLSELAFGDLMRSVSLLTVTQWGMQAIGSFAARIGERAGLAALIGAQAAIVLAGAVAVWRLPPLAHGHSPPRTLSLHELSEGVVEVLRSPILRPIALLSIAIGVLFVGPLLVVFPLLVRDYYGGDTTDLSLLLGCFPLGIIACTLWLIARRGLRRKGRAQLAALAAGGLCMGALGLGLPFRGALAAVFVFGVGAAVFMNASRTLFQEKAPASHRGRVLSVFSLSSMGASGVVGAPLSGLVVSQFGPLTACTLSGAATLLVVLGFLAGSRIRELE; via the coding sequence GTGGAGACGCGCGTCGCGAGCGAGCCGGCCGCGGTCCGGGCCTGGACCTGGTACGTGGTCGCGGTCGGCGCGTGGTTCCTGTCGATCGGCCTCAACCAGGTGATCGTGCCCGCCCTGGTGACTCAAGAGCTGCGCGGCGGCGCCGGGTCACTCGCCACGGCGCAGACCGCGGGACAGGTCCCGACGCTGCTCCTGATCCTGCTGGGGGGCGTGGTCGCGGACCGCGCGGACCGGCGGCGCGTCCTGCTCGGTCTCTATCTCGCGAGCGCCGCGCTCACCGCCGCGCTCGCGGCGCGCGTGGCCGCCGGCGCTCTCTCGCTCGCGCTCGTGGTCGCCTACGTGGCGGCCCTGGGCGTGCTCTCGGCCTTCCTGATGCCCGCACGCGACTCACTGCTCTCGGAGCTCGCCTTCGGCGACCTGATGCGCTCGGTGAGTCTGCTCACGGTGACGCAATGGGGCATGCAGGCGATCGGCTCCTTCGCCGCGCGCATCGGCGAGCGCGCGGGCCTTGCCGCCCTGATCGGCGCGCAGGCCGCGATCGTGCTGGCCGGGGCCGTCGCGGTCTGGCGCCTGCCGCCCCTGGCGCACGGTCACTCGCCGCCGCGCACGCTCTCCCTGCACGAGCTCTCCGAGGGCGTGGTCGAGGTGCTGCGCTCGCCCATCCTGCGTCCGATCGCGCTGCTCTCGATCGCGATCGGCGTGCTGTTCGTCGGGCCGCTCCTGGTCGTGTTTCCGCTCCTGGTGCGCGACTACTACGGGGGAGACACGACCGACCTGTCGCTGCTCTTGGGCTGCTTTCCGCTGGGCATCATCGCCTGCACGCTGTGGCTGATCGCGCGCCGCGGGTTGCGCCGGAAGGGGCGCGCGCAGCTCGCGGCGCTGGCCGCCGGCGGCCTGTGCATGGGGGCGCTCGGGCTCGGGCTGCCCTTCCGGGGCGCGCTCGCGGCCGTGTTCGTGTTCGGCGTCGGCGCGGCGGTGTTCATGAACGCGAGCCGCACGCTGTTCCAGGAGAAGGCGCCGGCCTCGCACCGCGGGCGCGTGCTCTCGGTCTTCAGCCTGTCGAGCATGGGTGCGTCCGGGGTCGTGGGCGCGCCGCTCTCGGGGCTGGTGGTGAGTCAGTTCGGGCCGCTCACCGCCTGCACGCTGTCGGGCGCGGCCACGCTCCTGGTGGTGCTCGGCTTCCTCGCCGGCAGCCGGATCAGAGAGCTCGAGTGA